The following proteins come from a genomic window of Thiothrix unzii:
- the folE gene encoding GTP cyclohydrolase I FolE gives MNTKLAYLPERPELSPEAIQVRAALLAAGLETPMQETGLNPQQKYERIKGLMTEVVRTLGLDLHDDSLIETPHRIAKMYVHEIFSGLDYNHFPKLALIDNKMGTDEMVLVRNISLLSTCEHHFVTIDGKAKVAYIPGDKILGLSKINRVVRFFAQRPQVQERLTRQILVALQTVLETDDVAVSIDAVHYCVKSRGVMDSESETSTLALGGRFRTDAQQRAAFLQG, from the coding sequence ATGAATACCAAACTAGCCTATTTACCCGAACGCCCCGAACTCAGTCCTGAAGCCATTCAAGTACGCGCCGCTCTGTTAGCTGCTGGTTTGGAAACCCCGATGCAGGAAACTGGCTTAAACCCCCAACAAAAATATGAGCGCATCAAGGGGCTAATGACCGAAGTAGTGCGCACCTTGGGCTTGGATTTACACGATGACAGCCTCATTGAAACCCCGCACCGCATTGCGAAAATGTACGTGCATGAAATTTTCTCAGGGCTGGATTACAACCATTTTCCGAAACTGGCACTGATTGACAATAAAATGGGCACGGATGAAATGGTATTAGTGCGTAATATTAGCTTGCTCAGCACCTGCGAACACCATTTTGTTACCATTGATGGCAAAGCCAAAGTTGCCTATATTCCGGGCGATAAAATCTTAGGGCTATCAAAAATTAACCGCGTGGTGCGTTTCTTTGCGCAACGCCCGCAAGTACAAGAACGCCTTACCCGTCAAATTCTGGTCGCTTTACAAACCGTTTTGGAAACTGATGACGTAGCGGTAAGCATTGATGCCGTACATTATTGCGTCAAATCGCGCGGTGTCATGGATAGTGAATCAGAAACCAGCACGCTGGCATTAGGCGGTCGTTTCCGCACCGATGCACAACAACGTGCAGCATTTTTACAAGGGTAA
- a CDS encoding putative hemolysin translates to MKAILSLAMALTLSACAVAPPSAPSGGVARTANPASMNCLQNRGTLETVQTPQGEQTYCLLPGGKRCEEWDMFRGNCPTRTVNVKMKKFGF, encoded by the coding sequence ATGAAAGCTATCTTAAGCCTTGCTATGGCACTCACGTTGAGTGCGTGCGCTGTCGCACCACCGTCAGCACCTAGTGGTGGTGTAGCACGTACTGCTAACCCTGCTTCCATGAATTGCCTGCAAAATCGTGGCACCTTAGAAACCGTGCAAACCCCGCAAGGTGAACAAACCTATTGTTTGCTCCCCGGTGGTAAACGCTGCGAAGAATGGGATATGTTCCGGGGCAACTGCCCGACCCGCACCGTTAATGTCAAAATGAAAAAATTTGGTTTTTAA
- the tgt gene encoding tRNA guanosine(34) transglycosylase Tgt, translating into MQFNLLATDGAARRGRLTFPRGTVETPAFMPVGTYGTVKAMTPEELQGLGAEIILGNTFHLMLRPGTDIVRLHGDLHGFMHWEKPILTDSGGFQVFSLAEMRKISEEGVRFQSPVNGAKVLMTPESSMQVQRELGSDIVMIFDECTPYPATHKEAQDSMELSLRWAKRSKDAHQGNPSALFGIVQGGMYEELRKVSAHGLLDIGFDGYAIGGLSVGEPKDERDKVLECTLPELPADRPRYLMGVGKPEDIVEAVRRGVDMFDCVIPTRNARNGFLFTRYGTLKIRNSQYQHDTRPIDERCGCYTCQHYSRAYLRHLDKCGEILGARLNTIHNLYYYQELMRDIRAAIAENRFEAFVSNFYSLRQAPAPQSQPSHD; encoded by the coding sequence ATGCAGTTTAACCTGCTTGCCACCGATGGCGCGGCGCGTCGTGGGCGACTCACTTTCCCACGCGGCACGGTGGAAACGCCCGCCTTTATGCCGGTTGGCACGTATGGCACGGTCAAGGCCATGACCCCGGAAGAATTGCAGGGCTTAGGTGCGGAAATTATTTTAGGCAACACCTTTCACCTGATGTTGCGCCCGGGTACGGACATTGTGCGCTTGCACGGCGATTTACACGGTTTTATGCATTGGGAAAAGCCGATTTTGACCGATTCTGGTGGTTTTCAGGTGTTTTCCTTGGCGGAAATGCGCAAAATTTCCGAAGAAGGCGTGCGTTTTCAATCCCCTGTCAATGGCGCGAAAGTGTTAATGACCCCCGAATCGTCGATGCAAGTGCAACGCGAACTCGGCTCTGACATTGTAATGATTTTCGACGAATGCACACCCTACCCCGCTACCCACAAGGAAGCGCAAGACTCGATGGAACTGTCGTTACGTTGGGCAAAACGCAGCAAAGACGCACACCAAGGCAACCCTTCCGCGCTGTTTGGGATTGTGCAAGGCGGGATGTACGAAGAATTGCGCAAAGTTTCTGCGCACGGTTTACTCGACATTGGGTTTGACGGTTACGCTATTGGGGGATTATCAGTCGGCGAACCCAAAGATGAACGCGATAAAGTGCTGGAATGCACCCTGCCCGAATTGCCTGCTGACCGCCCGCGCTACCTAATGGGCGTGGGTAAACCGGAAGACATCGTGGAAGCGGTACGCCGTGGGGTGGACATGTTCGATTGCGTGATTCCTACCCGCAATGCCCGCAACGGTTTCTTGTTCACCCGTTACGGCACGCTGAAAATCCGTAATAGCCAGTACCAGCATGATACCCGCCCGATTGACGAACGATGCGGCTGTTACACTTGCCAACATTATTCGCGGGCGTATTTGCGCCATTTGGATAAATGCGGGGAAATCCTCGGCGCACGCCTGAATACCATTCACAACTTGTATTACTACCAAGAGTTGATGCGTGATATTAGGGCAGCGATTGCGGAAAATCGGTTTGAAGCGTTTGTCAGTAACTTTTATTCCCTGCGTCAAGCACCTGCACCGCAGTCTCAGCCGTCGCACGATTAA
- the glcF gene encoding glycolate oxidase subunit GlcF yields the protein MQTRLTDSIRHTSEGRVAESILRKCVHCGFCNATCPTYQLLGDENEGPRGRIYLIKQLMEGQEVGKKTLQHLDHCLLCRSCETTCPSGVEYGKLLDIGRHLAEEQIGRDSKDKALRKRLRKYLPNPNLFGLGLRLGRTFKPLLPEKLAGKITAPRTAGHWPEARHDRQMLILDGCVQPSLSPDINAATARVLDRLGISLLKAQGGGCCGAINQHLGDPDTAVTQIKRNIDAWWPYLTTFGVEAIVTTASGCGVMVKDYKHFLRDDPEYFIKAERISYLCKDIAEIISKEKYQKLIPNKGARIAWHPPCTLQHGQKVRGVVENILVDCGFVLVPVTDEHLCCGSAGTYSILEPELSQQLRHNKLTHLMAHTPEYIVTANIGCQTHLQETSPVPVKHWIHVLDTAPSTDKA from the coding sequence ATGCAAACCCGCTTAACGGATTCCATTCGTCACACCTCCGAAGGCAGAGTCGCAGAAAGCATTTTGCGTAAATGCGTGCATTGCGGTTTTTGCAATGCCACCTGCCCCACTTATCAATTGTTAGGCGATGAAAATGAAGGCCCGCGCGGGCGCATTTACCTCATCAAACAACTGATGGAAGGGCAGGAAGTCGGCAAAAAAACCCTGCAACATCTGGATCATTGTTTGTTGTGCCGCAGTTGTGAAACCACTTGCCCATCCGGGGTGGAATACGGCAAGTTGCTCGATATTGGGCGGCATTTGGCTGAAGAACAAATCGGACGTGATAGTAAAGACAAAGCGTTACGCAAACGTTTGCGTAAATACCTGCCAAACCCCAATTTGTTTGGGTTGGGTCTGCGTTTAGGACGCACCTTTAAACCTTTGTTGCCGGAAAAACTCGCCGGTAAAATCACCGCGCCGCGTACCGCCGGACACTGGCCTGAAGCACGTCATGATCGCCAAATGCTGATCTTGGATGGTTGTGTGCAACCCAGTTTATCGCCGGACATTAACGCCGCTACGGCGCGGGTGTTGGATCGTTTGGGTATCAGCTTGTTAAAAGCGCAAGGCGGCGGATGCTGCGGCGCAATCAACCAGCACTTGGGCGACCCGGATACGGCAGTAACCCAAATCAAGCGCAATATTGATGCTTGGTGGCCGTATTTAACCACGTTTGGAGTGGAAGCGATTGTTACCACCGCCAGCGGCTGCGGCGTAATGGTGAAGGATTACAAACACTTCCTGCGCGATGACCCGGAATATTTCATTAAAGCCGAGCGCATTTCCTATTTGTGTAAAGACATTGCGGAAATCATCAGCAAGGAAAAGTACCAAAAACTCATTCCCAACAAAGGCGCACGTATTGCTTGGCATCCGCCTTGCACCTTGCAACACGGGCAAAAAGTCCGGGGCGTGGTGGAAAATATTTTGGTGGATTGCGGTTTCGTGCTGGTTCCTGTTACCGATGAGCACTTGTGCTGCGGTTCGGCAGGCACGTATTCCATCCTTGAACCGGAATTATCGCAACAATTACGCCACAATAAATTGACGCATTTAATGGCGCATACCCCGGAATACATTGTTACTGCGAATATCGGTTGCCAAACGCATTTGCAGGAAACCAGCCCAGTGCCAGTGAAGCATTGGATTCACGTATTAGATACCGCACCAAGCACCGATAAAGCCTGA
- the glcE gene encoding glycolate oxidase subunit GlcE, which yields MIVNNDNTQELHDNVLIAIDRKQPLYVIGGNSKAFYGNETQGDALHLSSHSGVVAYEPSELFVTARAGTNLHALDALLAQHGQMLAFEPPCLTSAATVGGAVAAGLSGPARPWLGAVRDHVLGVKLITGHGKIATFGGQVMKNVAGYDVSRLMAGSLGTLAVILEVSLKVIPRPLAETTLALEMPESDALTLGLKLRRNATPLTGSCYYDGCLYLRVAGAASAVKQAVQQIGGEALPEAEQFWLALRHQTHEFFQPLDRPLWRLSFPPATTAIGSLEGHSLVEWSGAQRWIYSNIPVNLIRSIAEKYKGQATLYRGRLPGVSTFHPQAQPLLHTQKRLKQAMDPQGIFNPGRMNKDW from the coding sequence ATGATTGTAAACAACGACAACACTCAAGAATTGCATGATAACGTGCTTATTGCCATCGACCGCAAGCAACCTTTATACGTGATTGGCGGTAACAGCAAAGCATTTTACGGCAATGAAACCCAAGGCGACGCGCTCCACCTCAGCTCACACAGCGGCGTGGTAGCTTACGAGCCATCGGAATTGTTTGTAACGGCACGCGCTGGTACTAATTTGCACGCGCTAGACGCTTTACTGGCACAACACGGGCAAATGCTGGCGTTTGAACCACCTTGCTTAACCAGCGCAGCTACCGTGGGCGGAGCTGTTGCCGCTGGTTTATCCGGGCCTGCACGCCCTTGGTTAGGCGCGGTGCGTGATCATGTGCTGGGGGTCAAACTGATTACCGGGCATGGCAAAATCGCCACATTTGGCGGGCAGGTCATGAAAAACGTGGCAGGTTACGACGTGTCGCGCCTGATGGCTGGTTCATTAGGCACACTCGCAGTCATACTGGAAGTGTCGCTAAAAGTCATTCCACGTCCGCTGGCAGAAACTACGCTGGCTTTGGAAATGCCCGAAAGTGATGCGTTAACATTAGGCTTAAAATTACGCCGCAATGCAACACCGTTGACCGGCAGTTGTTACTACGACGGTTGTTTGTACCTGCGCGTAGCGGGTGCTGCCTCTGCGGTTAAACAAGCGGTGCAACAAATCGGTGGTGAAGCATTGCCCGAAGCTGAGCAATTCTGGCTGGCTTTACGTCACCAAACCCACGAGTTCTTTCAGCCGCTGGATCGCCCGTTGTGGCGGCTTTCGTTCCCGCCCGCGACTACCGCCATTGGTAGCTTGGAAGGGCATTCCTTGGTGGAATGGTCAGGGGCGCAACGCTGGATTTACAGCAATATTCCGGTCAATTTGATACGCAGCATCGCGGAAAAATACAAAGGGCAAGCCACCTTGTACCGGGGTCGTTTACCCGGTGTCAGCACCTTTCACCCGCAAGCCCAACCGCTATTGCACACTCAAAAACGCCTCAAGCAAGCAATGGATCCGCAAGGTATTTTCAACCCCGGCAGAATGAACAAGGACTGGTGA
- a CDS encoding FAD-linked oxidase C-terminal domain-containing protein — translation MEFDPNLKARLLFQLNEILPAECILTAEEDLRPYECDGLTAYRRVPLAVVLPTTIEQIQAITRACNSLNIPVVARGAGTGLSGGALPDANGIVLGLSRFNQILDIDTDNLTARVQPGVRNLAISQAADQYGLFYAPDPSSQIACSIGGNVAENSGGVHCLKYGLTVHNVLQIKVVTIEGEFLTIGSETFDVPGYDLLALMTGSEGMLGIVVEVLVKLTVKPETVQVLMAAFPDVTDAGDAVAAIISAGIIPAGLEMMDNPAIRAAEAFAKADYPVDAAAILLCELDGIEAEVEEQASRVRAILNLHRASTIHLAKTSGERARLWAGRKSAFPAVGRLSPDYYCMDGTIPRKHLAHVLQKIADFSTQYGLAVANVFHAGDGNLHPLILYDANRHGELEKAEQFGADILALCVQVGGSITGEHGVGHEKLDSMCVQFDSASLETFHAVKRAFDPHELLNPGKAIPTLHRCAELGRMHVHHGQLSHPELPRF, via the coding sequence ATGGAATTTGACCCCAATCTGAAAGCCCGATTGTTGTTTCAGTTGAATGAAATTTTGCCCGCAGAATGCATTCTGACGGCAGAAGAAGACTTGCGCCCCTACGAATGCGATGGTTTAACCGCTTATCGACGCGTGCCATTAGCGGTGGTATTGCCCACCACCATTGAGCAGATTCAGGCGATTACTCGTGCGTGTAACAGTTTGAATATCCCGGTGGTTGCACGCGGTGCAGGGACGGGGTTGTCAGGCGGGGCATTGCCCGATGCCAATGGTATTGTGCTGGGCTTGTCACGCTTTAATCAAATTCTTGATATTGATACCGACAATCTGACGGCACGGGTCCAACCCGGTGTGCGCAACCTCGCGATTAGTCAGGCGGCGGATCAATACGGCTTGTTTTACGCACCCGACCCTTCCTCACAAATTGCCTGTTCGATTGGGGGCAATGTGGCGGAAAATTCCGGCGGGGTGCATTGCCTGAAATACGGCCTGACCGTGCATAACGTATTGCAGATTAAAGTCGTCACCATTGAAGGTGAATTTCTCACCATTGGCTCGGAAACCTTCGATGTTCCCGGTTACGATTTGCTGGCGTTAATGACCGGCTCGGAAGGCATGTTGGGCATTGTGGTCGAAGTGCTGGTAAAACTCACTGTCAAACCAGAAACCGTCCAAGTGTTAATGGCGGCGTTCCCCGACGTAACCGATGCCGGTGATGCAGTTGCGGCGATCATTAGTGCTGGCATTATTCCCGCTGGGTTGGAGATGATGGATAACCCGGCGATTCGGGCGGCAGAAGCCTTTGCAAAAGCGGATTATCCGGTAGATGCCGCCGCGATTTTATTGTGCGAATTGGACGGTATTGAAGCGGAAGTGGAAGAACAAGCTTCACGGGTACGGGCGATTTTGAACTTACACCGTGCCAGCACCATTCACCTTGCCAAAACCAGTGGCGAACGCGCACGTTTATGGGCGGGGCGCAAATCCGCTTTCCCGGCAGTGGGGCGTTTATCGCCGGATTACTACTGCATGGATGGTACGATTCCGCGCAAACATCTGGCGCACGTTTTACAAAAAATTGCTGATTTTTCCACGCAATACGGTTTAGCGGTTGCCAATGTGTTCCACGCGGGGGACGGTAACTTGCACCCGTTGATTTTGTACGATGCCAATCGTCACGGTGAGTTGGAAAAGGCCGAACAGTTTGGTGCAGACATTCTCGCGTTGTGTGTGCAAGTCGGTGGTTCAATCACGGGCGAACACGGCGTTGGTCATGAGAAATTGGATTCCATGTGTGTGCAATTTGATAGTGCGTCGCTGGAAACTTTTCATGCCGTCAAACGCGCCTTTGACCCGCACGAATTGCTCAACCCCGGCAAAGCTATTCCAACCTTGCACCGTTGTGCGGAATTAGGCAGGATGCACGTCCATCATGGGCAATTGTCGCATCCAGAACTTCCACGATTTTAA
- the serS gene encoding serine--tRNA ligase, with the protein MLDPKRLRTELDAVAAQLARRGFTLDVETIRNLEEQRKALQVETQTLQNERNTRSKTIGQAKARGEDIQPLLAEVADMGDRLKQGEQDLARLQAELDAIVMGIPNLLDASVPDGADENSNVELRRWGEPGVFDFEPKDHVDLGLPNGWMDFDAGAKLTGSRFVVLRGAMARLHRALIQFMLDTHTSEHGYNEVYTPYMVNADSLRGTGQLPKFEEDLFKLNNEQGYYLIPTAEVPVTNLVRDTIVDAAALPMKYACHTPCFRSEAGSYGKDTRGLIRQHQFEKVEMVQMVRPEDSWAALESLTGNAEAILQKLGLPYRVIVLCAGDTGFSAAKTYDIEVWLPGQQKYREISSCSNFQDFQARRMMARYRNPETGKPELLHTLNGSGLAVGRTLVAVLENYQEVDGRIRVPEVLRGYMGGAEYLV; encoded by the coding sequence ATGTTGGATCCGAAACGTCTGCGCACGGAACTCGACGCGGTAGCGGCACAATTAGCCCGTCGTGGTTTTACTTTAGATGTGGAAACTATCCGCAACCTTGAAGAACAGCGCAAAGCCCTGCAAGTTGAAACCCAAACCCTGCAAAACGAACGCAATACCCGCTCCAAAACCATTGGGCAAGCTAAAGCGCGTGGCGAAGATATTCAACCGTTGTTGGCAGAAGTTGCCGACATGGGCGACCGTTTAAAGCAAGGTGAACAGGATTTAGCGCGTTTGCAGGCAGAACTGGATGCGATTGTGATGGGCATTCCCAATCTGTTGGATGCTTCCGTTCCCGATGGTGCAGACGAAAACAGCAATGTGGAATTGCGTCGCTGGGGTGAACCGGGTGTCTTTGACTTTGAGCCAAAAGATCACGTGGATTTAGGCTTGCCGAACGGCTGGATGGATTTCGATGCGGGCGCGAAACTCACAGGCTCGCGTTTTGTGGTATTGCGTGGCGCAATGGCGCGATTACACCGCGCGCTGATTCAATTCATGCTGGATACCCACACCAGCGAACACGGCTACAACGAAGTATACACGCCTTACATGGTCAACGCCGACAGCTTGCGCGGTACGGGGCAATTACCGAAATTTGAAGAAGACTTGTTCAAGCTCAACAATGAACAAGGCTATTACCTGATCCCGACAGCCGAAGTGCCGGTGACGAACTTGGTGCGCGATACGATCGTGGATGCCGCTGCGTTGCCGATGAAATATGCGTGCCATACGCCGTGTTTCCGCTCCGAAGCAGGGTCTTACGGCAAAGATACACGCGGTTTGATCCGCCAGCACCAATTCGAGAAAGTAGAAATGGTGCAAATGGTACGCCCCGAAGATTCATGGGCGGCTTTAGAAAGCTTGACCGGCAATGCCGAAGCTATTTTGCAAAAACTGGGCTTGCCCTACCGTGTGATTGTATTGTGTGCGGGTGATACCGGATTTTCAGCCGCGAAAACTTACGATATTGAAGTGTGGTTGCCGGGGCAGCAAAAATACCGCGAAATTTCTTCATGCTCCAATTTCCAGGATTTTCAGGCGCGGCGCATGATGGCACGTTACCGTAACCCAGAAACCGGTAAGCCGGAATTACTGCATACTTTGAATGGGTCGGGGTTGGCAGTGGGTAGGACGCTGGTGGCGGTGTTGGAGAACTATCAGGAGGTGGATGGGCGGATTCGTGTGCCTGAGGTATTGCGGGGGTATATGGGTGGAGCCGAATATCTTGTCTGA
- the thrS gene encoding threonine--tRNA ligase yields the protein MPVITLPDGSQRSYEVPLSVLAVAADIGAGLAKATLAGKVDGQLVDASHLIEQDAALSIITAKDAEGLDIIRHSSAHLMAQAVKQLFPDVQVTIGPTIENGFYYDFSSSRPFTPEDLQAIEARMQDLIKQDIPVERSTLSRDEAVSFFLNMGEKYKAEIIESIPADQTLSLYRQGDFIDLCRGPHVPSTGKIPAVKVMKVAGAYWRGNSNNEMLQRIYGTAWLSKKDLQAYLTLLEEAEKRDHRKLGRQLDLFHFDEQAPGAVFWHPKGWTVFQALIGYMRERQQRAGYVEVNTPDVMDRSLWEISGHWFNYRDNMFTTTTEDERVFALKPMNCPGGMLMFSQGLKSYRDLPLRMAEFGKVHRYEPSGALHGLMRVRHFTQDDAHIFCTEDQMAQECKDVVALVLDIYKEFGFENVHIKLSTRPENRIGSDESWDVLEHALGSSLENMGLPYTLFPGEGAFYGPKLEFVLRDAIGRDWQCGTLQVDMSLPERFDLTYVAEDNTRKRPVMLHRALFGSLERFTGILIEHYEGKFPLWLSPTQAVVMNITDKQADFVQTATRQLLQSGIRAVADLRNEKIGFKIREHTMQRVPYLLVVGDREVETQSVSVRTRSGKDLGTFPLVEVQQRLSTEIASRSVSVAEQ from the coding sequence ATGCCAGTTATCACTCTCCCTGACGGAAGTCAGCGTTCTTACGAAGTCCCCTTATCCGTACTTGCCGTTGCCGCCGATATTGGCGCAGGTCTTGCCAAAGCGACGCTTGCAGGCAAAGTTGACGGTCAGCTTGTGGATGCCAGTCATCTCATTGAGCAAGACGCTGCCTTAAGTATTATCACCGCCAAAGATGCCGAAGGTCTGGATATTATCCGCCATTCATCGGCGCATCTCATGGCGCAAGCAGTCAAGCAGTTATTCCCTGATGTGCAGGTCACGATTGGTCCTACCATTGAAAACGGCTTCTACTACGATTTCTCCTCCTCACGCCCGTTCACGCCAGAAGATTTACAGGCGATTGAAGCGCGGATGCAGGATTTAATCAAACAAGATATTCCCGTTGAACGCAGCACCTTGTCACGCGATGAAGCAGTCAGCTTCTTCCTGAACATGGGTGAAAAGTACAAAGCGGAAATTATCGAAAGCATTCCTGCTGATCAAACCCTCTCGCTATATCGCCAAGGCGATTTCATTGACTTGTGCCGTGGGCCGCATGTGCCTAGCACCGGTAAAATTCCGGCGGTTAAAGTCATGAAAGTGGCGGGTGCGTACTGGCGCGGTAATTCCAACAACGAGATGCTGCAACGCATTTATGGCACAGCGTGGTTGAGCAAGAAAGACTTGCAAGCCTATTTGACGCTGTTGGAAGAAGCTGAAAAACGTGATCACCGTAAACTCGGTCGTCAACTGGATTTGTTCCATTTTGATGAGCAAGCACCCGGTGCGGTATTTTGGCATCCCAAAGGTTGGACAGTATTCCAAGCGTTAATCGGTTATATGCGTGAACGTCAACAGCGTGCGGGTTACGTCGAGGTGAATACGCCCGATGTGATGGATCGCAGCTTGTGGGAAATCTCTGGTCACTGGTTTAATTACCGTGACAATATGTTTACTACAACTACTGAAGACGAGCGTGTATTTGCCCTGAAACCGATGAACTGCCCCGGTGGTATGTTGATGTTTTCACAGGGTTTAAAGAGCTACCGTGACTTGCCATTGCGGATGGCAGAGTTCGGTAAAGTGCATCGCTACGAGCCTTCCGGTGCATTGCACGGCTTAATGCGGGTGCGTCACTTTACCCAGGATGATGCGCATATCTTCTGTACCGAAGACCAAATGGCGCAAGAGTGTAAAGATGTCGTGGCCTTGGTGCTGGATATTTACAAAGAATTTGGCTTTGAAAATGTTCACATCAAATTGTCAACCCGGCCTGAAAATCGCATTGGCTCTGATGAAAGCTGGGATGTGCTGGAACACGCACTGGGCAGCTCTTTGGAAAACATGGGTTTGCCGTATACGTTATTTCCGGGCGAAGGTGCGTTTTACGGCCCGAAACTGGAGTTCGTGTTGCGCGACGCGATTGGACGCGATTGGCAGTGCGGCACATTGCAAGTTGATATGAGTTTACCTGAGCGTTTTGATCTCACTTACGTTGCTGAGGATAATACTCGCAAGCGTCCGGTGATGTTGCATCGTGCCTTGTTTGGTTCATTGGAACGCTTTACCGGTATCCTTATTGAGCATTATGAGGGTAAATTCCCGCTGTGGTTGTCACCAACGCAGGCTGTCGTGATGAATATCACTGACAAACAGGCAGATTTCGTGCAAACTGCAACCCGGCAATTACTTCAATCGGGTATCCGCGCTGTTGCGGACTTGAGAAATGAAAAAATTGGCTTTAAAATCCGCGAGCATACCATGCAGCGCGTCCCCTATCTGTTGGTAGTGGGTGATCGCGAAGTGGAAACGCAATCGGTTTCCGTGCGCACACGCTCCGGTAAAGACTTGGGAACCTTCCCGTTGGTTGAGGTTCAGCAGCGTCTTAGTACGGAAATTGCGTCACGTAGCGTATCTGTTGCAGAACAGTAA
- the infC gene encoding translation initiation factor IF-3, producing the protein MALEKEHRINDDINVPKVRLIDMDGENRGVVSLREALEMAYDAELELVEIVPTAKPPVCRIMDYGKFRFDESKKAALARKNQKQVQVKEIKMRPATDEGDYQIKLRKLKEFLEEGDKVKVTLRFKGREMAHKELGMEVLKRVEKDLVEDAVVEQFPRLEGRQMVMMMGPKKK; encoded by the coding sequence ATCGCTCTCGAAAAAGAACACCGCATCAATGACGATATTAACGTTCCGAAAGTTCGTCTGATTGATATGGATGGGGAAAACCGGGGTGTTGTTTCCCTGCGTGAAGCCCTGGAAATGGCTTACGATGCTGAACTGGAGTTGGTGGAAATCGTCCCGACGGCGAAGCCACCGGTTTGTCGCATCATGGATTACGGTAAATTCCGTTTTGATGAAAGCAAGAAAGCTGCTTTAGCCCGTAAAAACCAGAAACAGGTTCAGGTTAAGGAAATCAAAATGCGTCCGGCGACGGATGAAGGGGATTACCAGATCAAACTGCGTAAGCTCAAAGAGTTTTTGGAAGAGGGCGATAAGGTTAAAGTCACTTTGCGCTTTAAAGGTCGTGAGATGGCGCATAAAGAATTGGGTATGGAAGTACTCAAGCGCGTCGAAAAAGACTTGGTGGAAGACGCTGTTGTAGAACAGTTCCCACGCCTAGAAGGTCGCCAAATGGTCATGATGATGGGGCCGAAAAAGAAATAG
- the rpmI gene encoding 50S ribosomal protein L35: MPKMKTNRGAAKRFKKTGSGLFKRKQSHLRHILTKKSTKRKRHLRSGDNYVVAADHASIQKLLPYA, translated from the coding sequence ATGCCTAAGATGAAGACCAACCGTGGAGCGGCCAAACGCTTCAAGAAGACGGGTAGTGGCTTGTTTAAACGCAAGCAGTCACACCTGCGTCACATTCTGACCAAGAAGTCCACTAAGCGTAAACGTCATCTGCGCTCAGGCGACAACTATGTTGTTGCTGCGGATCACGCCAGCATTCAAAAACTGCTGCCTTACGCATAA
- the rplT gene encoding 50S ribosomal protein L20, whose translation MARVKRGVTARARHKKVLKLAKGHYGARSRVYRVAHQSVIKAGQYAFRDRRQKKRQFRALWIVRINAGARQFGLSYSRMMNGLKKAEIALDRKVLADLAVHDIAAFGAVAEKAKAALAA comes from the coding sequence ATGGCAAGAGTTAAACGTGGTGTAACGGCACGCGCCCGTCACAAAAAAGTCCTGAAACTGGCAAAAGGTCACTACGGTGCCCGTAGCCGTGTCTATCGGGTTGCACATCAGTCTGTTATCAAAGCAGGTCAATATGCATTCCGTGACCGCCGTCAGAAAAAACGCCAATTCCGCGCTTTGTGGATTGTGCGTATTAACGCTGGTGCGCGTCAGTTCGGTCTGTCTTACAGCCGCATGATGAATGGCCTGAAAAAAGCTGAAATTGCGCTTGACCGCAAAGTTTTGGCTGATTTGGCGGTTCACGACATCGCGGCGTTTGGTGCAGTAGCGGAAAAGGCAAAAGCTGCCTTAGCTGCTTAA